One genomic segment of Thermodesulfobacterium sp. TA1 includes these proteins:
- a CDS encoding acetyl-CoA decarbonylase/synthase complex subunit delta has translation MRFRSHLERVLKSGYMAITCEFAPPKNASLEPLKKKARVLKGYVDAANVTDCQVAMVRLSSLAGCLALMSEGIEPILQMTCRDRNRIAMQSDLLGAWALGIKNLFCTTGDHPKFGNHPEAKPVFDLDSVQLIAMVNKLKEGKFLNGEEIKGERPAYFLGATENPFADPTEYRVRRLAKKIRAGAEFIQTQLVYDVTKFKQFMYIAHNEGLTEKAYILAGIVPPKSFRMIEYIKSNLPGSCVPEDLVKRMREAKDPLEEGIQIAVELIEKIKEIPGVRGFHLMAIGWEEYLPEILKKTGFYPRPLPPEDLVEEQKIFSFKDEDKRQLEEEIKNLKAHLLRLETLITGKKEEPVKERPLEKPVVSVMPKEPVLVKEPEAKTSAPKPEPIKIIKGEYRSVSERIRGLPEELYRELSSGKIREIFFGKGDKALNVGGAEVLPFHGFEGNLGQPLKVAMEVLDVVPEDYPEVVAKYFRDVWHDPGAWAKKCVEEYGAEAICVYLLGTDPNYLDLGPDHAKKVIQKVREAVEVPLIIWGSDNPEKDTEVLKEVAEVIKDDNVFFGPIVEENYRTLGAVALGYQLPVIAQSPIDVNIAKQLNILLENLGVPLEKIIMDPSVGALGYGLEYTYSVMERIRLAALYANDQKLQNPFICNIGREVWKTKEVSLPSDELMGEAEMRGVMMETITALCLALAGGELFILRHPKTVALTKKMFSLFWT, from the coding sequence GTGAGGTTTAGAAGTCATTTAGAAAGGGTTTTAAAATCTGGTTATATGGCTATTACTTGTGAATTTGCTCCACCGAAGAACGCAAGTCTTGAGCCTTTAAAAAAGAAGGCAAGGGTGCTTAAAGGATATGTAGACGCAGCGAATGTGACTGACTGTCAAGTTGCCATGGTAAGGCTTTCAAGCTTAGCAGGTTGTTTAGCCCTTATGTCTGAGGGTATAGAGCCTATCCTGCAGATGACCTGTAGAGATAGAAACCGGATTGCTATGCAGTCAGACCTTCTTGGAGCTTGGGCCTTAGGAATAAAGAATCTTTTCTGCACTACAGGAGACCATCCAAAGTTTGGTAACCATCCCGAGGCAAAACCGGTGTTTGATCTAGACTCTGTTCAGCTGATAGCGATGGTTAATAAACTTAAAGAAGGAAAGTTTTTAAACGGAGAAGAAATAAAGGGAGAAAGGCCAGCCTATTTTTTAGGGGCTACAGAAAACCCTTTTGCTGATCCAACAGAATATCGTGTAAGAAGATTGGCTAAAAAAATTAGGGCAGGGGCTGAGTTTATTCAGACTCAGTTAGTTTATGATGTAACCAAGTTTAAACAGTTTATGTATATCGCCCACAACGAAGGACTTACGGAAAAGGCATATATCTTGGCTGGTATCGTTCCTCCTAAATCTTTTCGTATGATCGAATATATTAAAAGCAATTTGCCAGGGTCTTGCGTTCCTGAAGATTTGGTTAAAAGGATGCGCGAGGCTAAAGACCCCTTAGAAGAAGGCATCCAGATAGCGGTAGAGTTGATAGAAAAAATAAAAGAAATTCCTGGAGTAAGAGGATTTCATTTGATGGCTATAGGCTGGGAAGAGTACTTGCCTGAAATCCTTAAGAAAACAGGTTTTTATCCTCGTCCCTTACCTCCAGAAGACCTCGTAGAAGAGCAGAAGATCTTTTCTTTTAAAGACGAAGATAAAAGGCAGTTAGAAGAGGAGATAAAAAACTTGAAAGCTCATCTTTTAAGGCTTGAAACCTTAATTACAGGGAAAAAGGAGGAGCCAGTAAAAGAAAGGCCTTTAGAAAAACCGGTTGTTTCAGTAATGCCCAAAGAGCCGGTTTTAGTAAAGGAACCCGAGGCAAAAACTTCTGCTCCAAAGCCAGAACCCATAAAGATTATAAAAGGCGAATATCGCAGTGTTTCCGAAAGGATAAGAGGGCTTCCTGAAGAGTTGTATCGTGAACTTAGTTCAGGCAAGATTAGAGAAATATTCTTTGGAAAGGGAGACAAAGCATTAAACGTCGGAGGAGCTGAGGTTTTACCTTTTCATGGCTTTGAGGGTAATTTAGGCCAGCCGTTAAAGGTCGCTATGGAGGTTTTAGACGTAGTTCCGGAAGATTATCCAGAGGTGGTTGCTAAATACTTTAGAGATGTATGGCATGACCCAGGGGCTTGGGCTAAAAAATGTGTAGAAGAATATGGGGCAGAAGCCATCTGTGTGTACTTATTAGGTACAGACCCTAATTATTTAGACTTGGGACCAGACCATGCCAAAAAGGTTATACAAAAGGTTAGAGAAGCGGTAGAGGTCCCGTTGATTATATGGGGGAGTGATAATCCAGAAAAAGACACAGAAGTGCTTAAAGAGGTGGCAGAGGTTATAAAAGATGACAACGTATTTTTTGGGCCTATAGTTGAGGAAAATTACCGTACTTTAGGTGCGGTGGCCTTGGGTTATCAACTGCCGGTAATAGCCCAAAGTCCTATCGATGTAAACATAGCCAAACAGTTAAACATTTTACTTGAAAACTTAGGGGTGCCTTTAGAAAAAATCATCATGGACCCTTCTGTAGGGGCTCTTGGATATGGGCTTGAATATACCTACTCTGTGATGGAAAGAATAAGGCTTGCTGCCCTTTATGCCAACGACCAAAAGCTTCAAAACCCTTTTATCTGTAATATAGGTAGAGAGGTATGGAAAACTAAAGAGGTAAGCCTTCCTTCTGATGAGCTTATGGGAGAGGCTGAAATGAGAGGGGTGATGATGGAGACAATCACTGCCTTGTGTCTAGCTTTAGCAGGAGGGGAACTTTTTATCCTCAGACATCCCAAAACAGTAGCTTTAACCAAAAAAATGTTTAGTCTATTTTGGACTTAA
- a CDS encoding hydrogenase iron-sulfur subunit — MKIKTLVFGCKELGLEERFKEKENIVFKTLDCAGSLTSVELLKVLEEGFQQVFVLACKKGICKGRIGNLRAEKRIETIKKFLGRWAEDYRIRFDYFSKEKEDALWKEVFKV; from the coding sequence ATGAAGATAAAGACTTTGGTTTTTGGTTGCAAGGAGCTTGGGTTAGAAGAAAGGTTTAAGGAAAAAGAAAACATAGTTTTTAAAACTTTAGACTGTGCAGGAAGTTTAACTTCAGTTGAGTTGTTGAAAGTTTTGGAAGAGGGATTTCAGCAGGTGTTTGTTTTAGCCTGTAAAAAAGGTATATGTAAGGGAAGGATAGGAAATCTTAGGGCAGAAAAAAGGATAGAGACCATAAAAAAATTTTTAGGAAGATGGGCAGAAGACTACAGGATAAGGTTTGATTATTTTAGTAAAGAAAAGGAAGATGCTTTGTGGAAAGAGGTTTTTAAAGTTTAA
- a CDS encoding methylenetetrahydrofolate reductase C-terminal domain-containing protein encodes MVITELKPVEKLWEILSKFKKVLVLGCRGCSGICATGGDREVKLLVSSLNLIAAKEDKKFTAVGKTLIRQCDPVGLKGLPEVAKEADAVLSLACGVGVNLIADLYPELRVYPGTDTLFIGAHLGVGVWEERCRACGDCFIDKTAGLCPIARCPKGLLNGPCGGSQTERCEVNPEIPCVWYEIVTRLQNRGELNNLDEIFPPKDWRTTYGEGPRKREREDLTF; translated from the coding sequence ATGGTAATTACTGAGTTAAAACCTGTAGAAAAACTTTGGGAAATTTTAAGTAAGTTTAAAAAGGTTTTAGTTTTAGGCTGTAGAGGATGTTCTGGGATTTGTGCTACCGGAGGGGACCGGGAGGTAAAGCTTTTGGTTTCAAGTTTAAACCTTATAGCGGCAAAGGAGGATAAAAAGTTTACCGCAGTTGGAAAAACCCTTATCAGGCAGTGTGATCCTGTAGGATTAAAGGGTTTACCTGAGGTTGCTAAAGAAGCCGACGCAGTATTAAGCTTAGCTTGTGGGGTAGGAGTAAACTTAATAGCCGACCTTTATCCTGAGTTAAGGGTTTATCCTGGAACCGATACCTTGTTTATAGGAGCACATCTTGGGGTTGGGGTCTGGGAGGAGAGATGCCGAGCCTGCGGAGATTGTTTTATCGATAAGACTGCAGGGCTTTGTCCGATTGCCAGATGTCCTAAAGGCCTTTTGAATGGACCATGTGGAGGGTCTCAAACAGAAAGATGCGAGGTCAATCCGGAAATACCTTGTGTTTGGTATGAAATCGTTACGAGACTCCAAAATAGAGGAGAACTTAACAATCTTGATGAGATTTTTCCTCCAAAGGATTGGAGGACAACCTACGGAGAAGGTCCAAGAAAAAGAGAAAGGGAAGACCTAACATTTTAA